The sequence CGAGCATCGCATCGGCGTTGGGCAACCGGGGCGGGAGGGCGTCTTTGCCGGGCCGGTGGCGCAGGCACCAATACTCCTGAAACCATCCGATATGCCCCAACTCCCATTGGGGCGGATTGACGATGGGCAACCGCGGAAAATTGCGCTGGTCCTCGGTCACGTGCTTGTAAAGTGTCAGCGTATATTCCCGCGCATCTTGCAGGGCTACCTGCAGCGCGGGAAGTGAAGTCATTAGCGATCGCATGAATTCCCCCGTTGTTCGAATAGTCACGCCTGCCCGCTCCGATGCCAACAACGGCAATTGGAGAACCGCTCAGCGGTGGGCCGGTTTCCTCCGTGACGAATGCGAGGTGATTCTACAAGGGGCCGGTGCTCACGATGGGAGGCGGGATGGCGGGGCCGATGTCCTCATCGCGCTTCACGCCACCCGTAGCCATGCCACGATACGGCGCTGGCGTGAAAGTAAAACCCGCGCGCCCCTTATCCTGATTCTGACGGGCACGGATCTCTACCGAGATTTGCCGAAGAACGCGCAGACCCGAGAATCCCTGCACATGGCTGATTGCCTGGTAGTGCTTCAACGGCAAGCCCCGGATGCAATTTCGCCAGAGTTGCGTCCCAAGGTGCGAGTCGTCTACCAATCGGCCAAACTTCTCCCCCATGTCCAATCGCGCGCAAGGGGCCTAAATTGCGTCTTCGTGGGGCATCTGCGTGAAGAGAAAGACCCTCTCACGGCAGTTCGAGCATGGCAGTATCTGCCGTCGCATCTTCCCATTGCGCTCACCATCGTGGGTGGCGAATTGGATGAAGGTCTTGCGCGCGCCGTGCGAGCGGCGGCGAGAAAGGATTCCCGCATTCGTTGGTTGGGCGCCAAACCGCACGAGTGGACCTTGCGCGCGATTCAGCGCGGGGATTTGCTCATCAACGCTTCGCGCATGGAAGGCGGTGCCCACGTCATTGCGGAAGCCGTGCGCGCCGCTACCCCCGTGCTTGCCAGTCATATGCCGGGCAACGTGGGCATGCTAGGGCGCTCATACTCAGGCTATTTCGAGGTGGGGGATGCGCGCGGATTAGCCGCGCTATTGACGGGTCGCTTGCGACACCGAATGGCCTACGACACTTTGCTTGGGCAAACCCTACGCATGCAAGGGCTATTTGCCCCCGCGCGCGAAGCGGCCAGCGTAAGGCAGCTCGTTGCGGATATGCTGGGATGGCATAAAATGCCCGCCAAGGAGGATTTATGAACGCACCTGACTTCAAACCTGTCCGCCTGACCAGCCTCTCCCACGGCGGGGGTTGCGGCTGCAAGATCGCGCCCGAGTTGTTGGAGCAAATCATCGCGAAAACGGCGGCGAGTTTCGTTCCGAAGGAATTGCTGGTGGGCATCGAAACCAGCGACGATGCCGCCGTGTACCAGATCAACGAAACCCAAGCCATCGTGGCGACGACGGATTTCTTCATGCCCATCGT comes from Betaproteobacteria bacterium and encodes:
- a CDS encoding TIGR04348 family glycosyltransferase; translation: MNSPVVRIVTPARSDANNGNWRTAQRWAGFLRDECEVILQGAGAHDGRRDGGADVLIALHATRSHATIRRWRESKTRAPLILILTGTDLYRDLPKNAQTRESLHMADCLVVLQRQAPDAISPELRPKVRVVYQSAKLLPHVQSRARGLNCVFVGHLREEKDPLTAVRAWQYLPSHLPIALTIVGGELDEGLARAVRAAARKDSRIRWLGAKPHEWTLRAIQRGDLLINASRMEGGAHVIAEAVRAATPVLASHMPGNVGMLGRSYSGYFEVGDARGLAALLTGRLRHRMAYDTLLGQTLRMQGLFAPAREAASVRQLVADMLGWHKMPAKEDL